Proteins from a single region of Oscillatoria sp. FACHB-1406:
- a CDS encoding UPF0175 family protein: protein MNTTLAEHRKKISKIIDILPDSALPELLLFLEYMQYKFDSSSISFSESTSEPSSDFTLPKILLKLANIPDAELKLELALLLFKQEKITLGTASQIAGLNQLEFQRHLGRRQIPIHYGIDDFRQDLKTLETELSE, encoded by the coding sequence ATGAATACTACACTTGCGGAACATCGAAAGAAAATATCAAAAATCATTGATATATTGCCGGATAGCGCCCTGCCCGAACTTTTGCTATTCCTCGAATATATGCAATATAAGTTCGACTCTTCATCGATATCATTCTCCGAATCAACTTCCGAACCAAGCTCTGATTTTACGCTACCCAAGATTCTCCTGAAGCTCGCAAATATTCCTGACGCAGAACTAAAGCTAGAACTTGCTCTTCTTCTCTTTAAGCAAGAAAAAATTACTTTAGGCACTGCCAGTCAAATAGCAGGTCTCAATCAACTCGAATTTCAACGCCATTTAGGTCGCCGTCAAATTCCCATCCATTATGGAATTGATGATTTTCGTCAAGACTTAAAAACTTTAGAAACCGAACTATCGGAATGA
- a CDS encoding DUF3368 domain-containing protein, translating to MIVVSDTSPIFYLSTIGKLDLLHQLYENILIPQAVFKEITNIGNTEPSATTVPTLTWVQVRVATDRDLVERLLVELDIGEAEAIALALEYKADRLLIDERLGRTVALRLGLQVTGVLGVLVTAKRRNLIQEVKPLLDTLIEQTGFWLDRKLYAEVLEAVGESV from the coding sequence ATGATTGTTGTCAGCGATACTTCCCCTATTTTCTATCTTTCGACAATTGGTAAACTCGATCTTCTTCATCAATTGTATGAGAACATCCTTATCCCACAGGCAGTTTTTAAAGAAATAACTAATATTGGGAATACTGAGCCAAGTGCTACGACTGTACCTACCTTAACTTGGGTTCAAGTTCGGGTAGCGACCGACAGAGATTTGGTGGAACGCTTGCTAGTCGAACTCGATATTGGTGAAGCTGAAGCGATTGCTTTAGCACTTGAATATAAAGCAGATCGCCTTCTTATCGACGAACGATTGGGAAGAACCGTAGCCCTACGTTTAGGGCTGCAAGTTACAGGAGTTTTAGGAGTTCTTGTTACGGCAAAACGTAGAAACTTAATTCAAGAAGTCAAACCTTTACTAGATACATTAATCGAGCAAACTGGTTTTTGGCTCGATCGAAAACTTTATGCGGAAGTTTTAGAAGCTGTTGGGGAATCAGTCTGA
- a CDS encoding tetratricopeptide repeat protein, protein MNPEEFDRAFSKLTPRRKEVLRRVLAGESDRAIAESLEIDRTTIRKHIERICQALGIESEESEGRTYKRDRVVALIAKYKPELLGYSTPTEPENGDEIDKPAPEQVHIVEQLLAIPQPSQEPLLIALERNVSDAWEKQHIAEKLNHFGSNSYLKGNFGDAAFYLKWAIAFEPELWKAHYNLGSAYEELRQLDLAKQHYERATQSKQSVGADAANNLARLKIRDGESESAIALLLRYCDRAKDPKVQYTLHKNLGWAYFQQGNNSEAENSLQKAIELDSSRSDAYYLLAQVREIQKDTEGARLFWEKGFNLDKNRTSERPWRLPELDIWQSQARQFLKILE, encoded by the coding sequence ATGAACCCAGAAGAATTCGATCGCGCTTTCAGCAAACTCACTCCCCGACGTAAAGAAGTGTTACGCCGAGTCCTGGCGGGGGAAAGCGATCGCGCGATCGCGGAATCCCTCGAAATCGATCGCACCACCATCCGCAAGCACATCGAGCGCATTTGTCAAGCGTTGGGTATTGAGAGCGAGGAGAGTGAGGGACGAACCTATAAACGCGATCGCGTCGTCGCCCTGATTGCCAAGTACAAACCGGAACTACTGGGATATTCGACTCCTACCGAACCCGAAAACGGCGACGAGATCGATAAACCCGCTCCAGAGCAAGTCCATATCGTCGAACAGTTACTCGCCATCCCCCAACCGAGTCAAGAGCCATTGTTAATCGCTTTGGAACGCAACGTTTCCGACGCATGGGAGAAACAGCACATTGCTGAGAAGCTCAACCATTTTGGTTCCAACAGTTACTTAAAAGGCAACTTTGGCGATGCGGCTTTTTATTTAAAGTGGGCAATCGCGTTTGAGCCAGAATTGTGGAAAGCCCACTATAATTTAGGCTCGGCTTACGAAGAGTTGCGACAACTCGACCTTGCCAAGCAACACTACGAACGCGCGACACAATCTAAGCAGAGCGTTGGTGCCGATGCTGCTAATAATCTCGCCCGTTTGAAAATTAGAGATGGCGAAAGTGAAAGCGCGATCGCGCTACTTTTACGCTATTGCGATCGCGCTAAAGACCCTAAAGTACAATACACCCTCCATAAAAATTTAGGCTGGGCATATTTCCAGCAAGGAAACAACAGCGAAGCAGAAAACTCCTTACAAAAAGCGATCGAGTTAGACAGTTCTCGCTCCGATGCCTACTATTTATTAGCGCAAGTCCGGGAAATCCAAAAAGATACAGAGGGCGCTCGTCTATTCTGGGAAAAAGGATTCAATTTAGACAAGAACAGAACCTCGGAGCGACCTTGGAGACTTCCCGAACTCGATATTTGGCAGAGTCAAGCCCGTCAGTTTCTCAAAATCCTTGAATAA
- a CDS encoding trypsin-like serine protease, which produces MYATKNPSLLSATLIAIATTIGVSSSLMPAKAGTIRSDRSDWEYRSLANNFSSVGYLSARNNSSGWGCSGTLIAQRFVLTAAHCVENSSTGWMNQGTFWLGNQGYSVNLVGANTDWFNSGRDLGSGVDLAILSLSQNVWNANPAMLYDGRDEDLKMGTYVGYGATGNGDTGYYYYDYNKRAGQNTIGIGTRLGWSDRTLVSDFDDPRTAQWNEPLSQPRNLEYQLAPGDSGGGLFIDGRLAGVHSFISSTDGNTNSSYRDSSASVRVSSWTSWIRGAANYLAQWTGQPTPPIASSGGTTSNGEGWNRQAEAPLAPQYDWFDDQVFVNFITDVDFAQHDPGKPVDPTPATTPEPSALLGLMALFGWMKLRKRER; this is translated from the coding sequence ATGTACGCTACAAAAAATCCATCGTTATTGTCCGCAACCTTAATCGCGATCGCTACAACTATCGGTGTTTCCTCATCTTTAATGCCAGCTAAAGCCGGAACCATCCGTAGCGATCGCAGCGACTGGGAATATCGCAGCCTTGCCAATAACTTTTCTAGCGTTGGCTACCTCAGCGCCCGCAATAATTCTAGTGGCTGGGGATGTTCGGGAACCCTAATCGCTCAACGCTTTGTGTTAACAGCAGCCCACTGCGTCGAAAATTCAAGTACCGGGTGGATGAACCAAGGCACTTTTTGGCTGGGCAATCAAGGTTATAGCGTTAACCTTGTCGGTGCGAATACCGATTGGTTCAATTCAGGACGGGATTTAGGTTCTGGGGTTGACTTAGCCATATTGAGTTTGAGTCAAAATGTCTGGAATGCGAACCCCGCAATGTTGTACGACGGACGCGACGAAGACTTAAAAATGGGAACTTACGTCGGTTACGGCGCAACCGGAAATGGAGATACGGGTTACTACTATTATGATTACAACAAACGGGCAGGACAAAATACGATTGGAATTGGCACCCGTTTGGGCTGGAGCGATCGGACATTAGTGTCTGATTTTGACGACCCTCGCACGGCACAATGGAACGAGCCATTGAGTCAACCTCGTAACCTCGAATATCAATTGGCTCCCGGAGATAGCGGCGGCGGACTCTTCATCGACGGACGACTAGCAGGAGTTCATTCTTTCATTAGTAGCACCGATGGAAACACGAATTCCAGCTACCGCGATAGTTCTGCTTCAGTGCGCGTTTCCTCCTGGACGAGTTGGATTCGCGGTGCAGCGAATTACCTCGCGCAGTGGACGGGACAACCGACACCGCCAATTGCTAGCAGCGGCGGAACAACCTCTAACGGAGAGGGTTGGAATCGTCAAGCAGAGGCTCCGTTAGCTCCCCAGTACGACTGGTTTGACGACCAAGTGTTTGTCAATTTCATCACCGATGTAGACTTTGCTCAACACGATCCGGGCAAACCTGTCGATCCGACTCCAGCAACAACGCCCGAACCCAGCGCTCTCTTAGGTTTAATGGCGCTTTTCGGATGGATGAAATTGCGGAAACGCGAGCGCTAA